The genomic interval AAATTCTAATAAAATACCAGCTTTTATATTTTTCAGTGACAAATTAAAAAGTAACAGCAAAGCCTTTAAGATAAATATGGATTTAAAAGGAAAGGAGGTATTTTATCAAATAATTTTATTTTAATGAACAGCCGATTAGCTCAGTGAAAAACATTAAATGCTCATTAACCTAAATTGGAAAAATTTAATACGTGAGATGTAACAAATTACCAAATAGTAAAAAAACAACTATGAAAAAATGTATATATAATTTTACCATATTCATACTCTTTCTCTGCTGCAGCCACCTTGCTTTGGCACAGCAAACGATTACAGGAAAGGTAGTCGACAATACTCAGCAAGCATTACCCGGTGTAAACGTAATCGTTAAAGGCACTACCAGAGGTACAGCTACTGGTGTAAACGGAGATTATTCTATTAGTGCTTCCAGTGGCGAAATACTGGTATTCAGCTATTTAGGGTTTGCCAATACAGAAGTACCAGTAGGCAACCAGTCGGTAGTGAATGTAACCCTGGAAGCAGAAGCCCGCCAATTGAGCGAAGTCGTGGTTACTGCCCTGGGTGTGGAAAGAGAAACAAAAGCGTTAGGGTATACCATCACCGAAGTAGCAGGTGCTAACCTTACCCAGGCGCGTGAAAATAACCTGGCCAATGCCCTGGCAGGAAGAGTAGCCGGGGTGAATGTAAGTGGAGTAGCTTCTGGCCCTGCTGGTTCGTCTCGTGTCGTAATCAGGGGAAATAAATCGCTACAAGGGCAAAACCAACCACTCTATGTAATAGATGGTATTCCGATGGATAACTCTAATTTTGGACAAGCCGGTGTTTGGGGCGGTTCCGATAAAGGCGATGGGATGGCCAGTATCAACCCGGATGATATCGAGTCTATTACTGTATTAAAAGGTGCAAGTGCAGCAGCCTTATACGGAGCCAGAGCTGCGAACGGAGTTATCAACATCACTACTAAAAAAGGCACTGCCAGAAAGGGAATTGGCGTTGAATTTAATTCTAACTATGTATTTGAACGCATAAATAACCAGACTGATTTACAGGAAGAATTTGGCAGCGGCTCTTACCAGCGTTCTATTCCCAATGATAATACTTCGCCGTTTATTGCAGTAAAGCCTACTACCGTCCGGCAAGCCTATGACTGGGGAGGTGACTCCTGGGGTCCCAGATTTGATGGAAGCCCTGTGATGGGTTTTGACGGGGTGACAAGGCCTTATTCTCATACCGGCAACAACTGGAATAGATTTTACGAAACCGGCACCACCTGGACCAATACATTAGCTTTAACCGGAGGTGGTGAAAATCAAACTTTCCGCTTTGCCGTTTCCGATTTACGAAGCAAAGCAGTAGTACCGAATTCTGGGTTTGACAGGTTTAACGTGTCTCTGGCTACCAATGGAAAATTTGGCAAAAAGCTTACCTTTAGTGCAAAGGTATTATACTCACACGAAAAAGCAGATAACCGCCCCTCCCTGTCCGACTCACCCAATAATGCTTTTCAGTCGATCTACCGGATGCCAGGAGATCATAATGTACTGGATTACAAAGGTGACCCAAATAAGCTAGGCGCTATTCCTGCCGGAACAGAACAAGCGCTATTGGATGTATATGGTAAAATTCCCGGTGAAGAATATCAGCAGATTAATAATAACTGGAACCAGAATCCTTACTGGGCAGCTTATCAATATTCAGTAGATGATGAGAGAGACCGGATTATCCCTTCAGCACAAGTAAGATATAATATTACCGACTTTCTGTATGTTTCCGGAAGGGCTGGTATGGACTGGTTCACCAGAAGAGACCAGCAGATTACTCCACAAGGCACAGGACACACACGGGGAGGTGCTATGAATGAAGGAGAAGACCGGGTACGGGAAATTAACCTGGAAACTTCCCTGGGATTTAACAAAACCTTTGGTAAATTTTCTGTGAATGGTTTTGTTGGTGCTAACCGGATGCGCAGAAAAACAGAGCGGCTTAACCTGAACGGAAATGCATTTAACGTACCTTTCTTTGAGGCCATCAACAATTCGGTAACCCGTACTTTTGATTTTGGTTATACAGAATCTGGCATCAACTCAATATTTGGTTCTGCTGAAATTGGGTATGGCGGGTTTGTATACATAACTGCAACCGCCAGAAAAGACTGGTTCTCTGTATTAAATCCGGATATTAACGACATTACTTATCCTTCTATCGGTGGTAGCTTTGTGTTTACCGAAGCCTTTAATACAATGCCCGCCTGGTTGAGTTTTGGTAAGGTAAGAGCTAGCTGGGCGCAGGTAGGTGCAGCTAATTCAGTTGCTCCTTATCAAACCCAGAATACCTATTCCCTTTTAGGAGCTACCCACCTGGGCGTACCTATGGGCTCTTTTTCAACCGCAGGGGGTAATAACGGAACTATTCCTAACCGAAATTTAATTCCTTATACCTCCACTGAAGTTGAGTTTGGTGCAGATCTACGGTTCCTGGAAGACAGAATAGGCCTTGAGGTTACGTACTATAGTCAAAAGACTACAGATGACATTCTGAATGCCACTATTTCCAGGGCTTCCGGTTTTGGTTCTACTTTAGTGAACGTGGGTGAGCTGACAAATAAAGGTGTTGAAATATTAATAAATGCTACTCCAGTAAAAGGTGCTTTTTCCTGGGATGTATCGCTGAACTTCGCCAAAAACGTGAATAAAGTAGTTAAATTAATTGAAGGAAACAAGGAGTTAATTGTAGAAGAACCCAGAACCAGAACTGTGTTTGTAAAACACATTGTAGGCCAGCCTTTTGGTGTGATCACTGGTATCGTACAACAATTATCTCCGGATGGCCAGCCAGTATTCGAAGCAAACGGCGCACCCATCGGAGTACCGGCTGATAAAATGCAGGTACTAGGAAATGGTTTACCAGATTGGACTGGTGGTATCAATAACTCATTTACCTTTAAGAATTTCCACCTCGATTTCCTGGTAGACTTTAAATTAGGAGGGGAGATCTATTCTGGTACCAACGTACGCTTAACTCAATTCGGACTTCATAAACAGACACTTCAAGGACGTGAAGGGTATGAGCCTATCACTGTAAATGGTGTTATCCAGACTGGTACTGACGCTAACAGAAATCCGATTTATGAGCCGTTTAGCAAAACACTTACGCCACAAGAAGCAAGAAATTACTGGGCTCAAACCGGAGAAAGAAGGCAAGATCTTTTTACCTATGATGCTTCATTTGCAAAACTGCGACAGCTTACTTTTGGGTATACTTTCCCCAATAGTATGCTAAATAAAACACCTTTCTCAAATCTGCGCTTATCTTTCGTAGCACGTAACCTGGCTATACTCTGGAAAAATACAGACAATATCGATCCGGAGTCAAGTTATTCAAGCGGCAACGGACAGGGTCTGGATTATTTTGCTATGCCTCGTACCCGTAGCTTTGGATTTAACTTAGGAGTAGGATTTTAATTAATTAAACAATAATGAACCCAATGCAGCCTATAAATAGTACCGCAAGATACAATGTAGGCTTCATGAAGTCATTAAAAAATCATATACTGATGAGATATATAAATAAACTTGTTTTGTGTGCACTGGTGCTGGTGATCCCGATAGCCGGATGCGATACAGATGATCTGCATAAATTAAATATTAATCCGCAGGCAGTTAATCAAATTGATCTGAATTACCTTTTCTCCGCAGCTGAATTAGGGATTGCCTCTAATGGATCAGCCGGAGATAACCGCTATATTGACTGGCGTACTAACATAGGTATGGCCTCCTATGCTATACAGCAACTGGCTGTTGCAGGTGGCGGGATAGCACCAGGTGATAAGTATCAGGAAAACTTTGAAACTGCGGCTGCACCCTTCGAATTCACCTACAATGACCAGTTAAAAAATATTGCAGAGATTTTGAAGCAGACCAGCACTGGTGGATATGCGGAAGGTAAGTATGTGAATATGAGAAATGCCGCCCGTATTATACGAGCTTTCAGTTTTCACAGAATAACAGATTTCTATGGGGCTATTCCTTATACTGAAGCCAATAAAGGAATGGAAGGAATTTTCTTTCCGAAATATGATAAGCAATCTGCTGTTTACGCCGACCTGTTGAAAGAACTGGATGAAGCTTCCGCAGCGTTAAGTGCCTCTAATCCGGATGAAGGTTTTAAAAAAGCTGATTTTATTTATGGCGGAGATATTGCCAAATGGAAAAAATGGGGATATTCTTTGATGCTCCGGCTGGCTATGCGGGTTTCCAATGTAGACCAGGCTATGGCTACCCAATATGTAACCAAAGCGGCTGCCGGTGGGGTATTTACCAGCAATGAAGATAACGTATGGGTTAAGATGGGAGTAGGGCCAAGTGAATGGATCAATCAAAATGGTATTTCCCGTGCATTCAATCCCGGGGATGGAGGCCAGCCTTCATATCTGAGTAAAACTCTGGTAGATTTCCTGAAAGGCACAGATCCTGCTACAGCCGCCGATGATGATCCCAGATTAATGGTTCTTAGTGGGGGAATTGGTATCTGGACGGCTACTACCTGGACTCCTACAAATACGGATCCGGTAGCTCAGCGAGGTTTACCTAATGGATTTGATCAGGGAATGCTTGATGGACTAGAAGGAAAAGCTGTAGACCAGGCGGCAACTTTTTCGAGAATTAATACCTTAATGTTGCAGGATGACGATCCTTATATAATCATGAATCATGCGGAAGTAGAGTTCCTGATGGCTGAAGCCCTGGAAAGAGGTATAGGTACCGGAATTTCAGGCACTGCCGCAGATCATTACAGTGCTGGCGTAAAATCTGCCATGCAAATGTATACGCCTTTTGATGCTTCTCTTACTGTATCTGATGCTCAGGTTGCTAACTATCTGACCACCTATCCATATGGTGTAGCTAAACCGGCTTTAGAAATGGTATATGATCAATTGTGGGTAAGCAAATTCTTTAACTGGTGGGAAGCCTGGTCTGACTGGAGAAGAACCGGCTATCCTGTATTAACGCCTACCAATTATCCTGGTAATATAACTGGAGGCACCATACCTGTACGGCTTAAGTACCCTGCTACTGAGGCAGCAAGTAATCCGAATTTTTCTGCAGGTGCTACCCAACCTGACCTGTATACCACTAAAGTATGGTGGGATGGCGGAACGGAATAAGTAGTTTTTTCACTATAAACAAAAAATCCTTGAAGTAATTCAAGGATTTTTTGTTTATCCTGGTCATCTAAACTAAAATAAACCCTGATTAAGTATCTAAAAATAGATATCGTTTTAACCAACAACCAATACGTATTACTTAAGTTCAATGGTTCTTTCTTCTACATTAATCACTCCCTCAGCCTTGGTTTCTTTAGTTTCCAGGCTGTAAATAATCCAGCCGCTTCCTGCATGAATTTGCGAAGTTGTCCAGGTTTCATTGGTTAATAAGGGAAATTTATCTTTGGCAGGCATTGGTTTCCCTGCAGGAGCTACCGTCTTCAAATACGCATACGTAGCATCGGTAAGTTGCTGCGAATCTACTTGCTGATACATTCTGATTAAAGCAATATCATTTTCCTGGTCAATTTCATCCAGGCTTACAGTTAATTCAGTATCGAAGGGTTTTCCGCCAAAATTATTCATCAGTTGCATTTTTCCGGTTAGCTTTTCGCCAAGGGTATATTTGGCACCATGAAATGTATAGAATTGCTGGGCATCTTTTATGGCATTGGCCTCTATCGACTCTTTGCTCATGTACATATTCATTACCTGGGTAATAATCTGCTGCCCATTCGGAAAGCCTTTTAATTCTTTTTCCAGGAGTTTCCCTGTTTTTTGCATATACTCCCGAACTTCTTTCCAGTTAACTACCTCCTGTATGGTGCCCATTTCGTTTGTTTTAAGAATAACCGTGATGTCCTGGGCAAGAGCGCCAATCTTTTTTACAAGCTGGTTATCTGACTGGATTTTATAGTTTTTATATGCCCATTCAACCGTATAGCCTTTTTCTGTAGAATCGGTAATAGTAATATCCACCTGGTATCTGATCATTTCCCTGGCTGAAGTATCTGTATTGATCACTTTGTATTTTTCATGGGTAAAATCGTAGGATTGTTTTTCTTTGTTTTGCCAGTAGCCTATGATCTGGGCGGTTGAATCTGCGGGATTAATCTGGCCGTACATGTTCAAGGACATACACAGTATGCCTGTCAGGGTAAAAAGTTTGTACATACTTAACTGTTAGTTTTTTGTAAAGTGAATAAAATCAGAATATACGTTCTTAAGAGGTTACTATTTTTAAAAGTGGCAGGGATGCCAATGTATCGGTTTTGGGAAGTCAGGCGAATATACATGGTTATTGCTTGCAAAAAAATCGAATTGCAGGAAAAACATATACTTCTCTCATGTAGGAAAATGAGTTGACCAGAAATACAGTAGATACCATAATTATTTCTGTACGATCTGATCTGCTACCGGAAATATGCCATCCCCTCTGGAACCCATATAGGCCCCCATAGCGGCTCCTTCCTCATTTTCACTGGCGTATCAATCCGTTTCATCCGCATACCCAGAAAAGAGAGCAAATCGGAATGGCTAAAATACTGGCAATGTACAATATCCAGGTAGCCATCGCCATCTATATCGCCCAGCCAGGGGGTAGAGAATATATTTTTAAATCCTTTCGTCTGGTCGATGGGACTTACGGATTGTTTGTTAAAATCAATTGCCAGCAGCTTATTTTCTACCGTAAACGAAGATTTATCAATTAAATTCCGGTTACAATCGTATTCATTAATACTGATGATGGCCTCGTCCCGTCCGTCGTTATTCAGGTCGTATACCACGGGCGAAGAAAATCCGGAACAACCCAGGTTATTCTGATAAGCAATGTGTCCATCTTTGCCATCCAGTAAAATCTGTAAGGTGCCGGTATTTGCCGGCCAAACGCCTTTGCTCACGAAAGTAAAAAAATCAGGCACTTTGTCGTTCGTGAAATAACCCACCGCAAAACTATTACTCGATTCAGTACCAGGAATATTCCGTTGCCACAATAGTTTATGATTCCGGCCATTAATGGCAAACGCCGTACTGCCATGCGAAATAGCCACAATATCGTAAAAGCCATCGCCTGAAATATCGGCCAGTACAGGCGGGGCAACAAATCCATGCCCTTTTTCAGTGGCGAGTATGGTAGCGGCTGACAATTTTCTTTGCATCAGGTCGGAAAGTCTGGCCATATACAAGCTTCCGGAGATAGTTTCTCCCCCAGTACCAAAAATAATATGATACTCCTGGCTGCCAGGCTGGGCAAAACACATAGGAGACATATACGATTCCTTCCCATCGGGCATGGTATCAGCGGCAAGCACCAGTCCGGTTTTTGAGTCGAGCACCATCAGTACGCCGGGAAAACGGTTTTCTTCAGAATTAGGCTCGGCTTTGGCATTACCTCCATTCAGGGTGAGCAGTTCAGGAAATCCATCTTTATTCTGATCGGGTACCAGTGCCAGGTTGTAAAAATTATAGCGGGCATACTGTAATATAGAATCATTCTCAAACTGATATTTGTATTCCCATAACACTTTTCCGGTTTTTCCATCCAGGGCTTTCAAATGCGGAGAACGTCCACCAATAAAAACATCCTGTACACCATCGCCTGAAATATCGTAAAATGTGGCCGTTCCATATACCTGATCGGACGCAGTTTGTTGCCATAATATATCGCCTGTTTTTCCATTCAGGGCAATAATACCCTGCTCACTTTCCTGGAACTCATTTTTTCCGGCACCTATCACCATATCCAACACCCCATCGTCATTCAAATCTGCTGCCCTCGGTGAGGATTGGGAGCCAATGATGAAAAAGTTTTTATCCCATACCAGCTGGCTTTTTTTACCGGTACATTGCAGACAGCCTAGCAAAACCATAATACAAGCCGGAAACAACATAACTCTATACCTGAACATAGACTCTCAACCTATTGATTATTTCAATAATAGCAAATACCAGCCTCAATACATAAACTGTTGTTTTAAAATTTATTAAACATTCCTTGCTATCTTTGAAGTTTTGCATTTTGGAAGTAATACAGGTATATTTGATTATGTACTCTCCTAAACAGATTTATTGGCTGGGCTGCCTTGTTTGTCTCTTTCTGGGACATATTTCCCTCGCTCAGTTCACTTTACTAACCTCTCAAGAAACGGGTGTCAGGTTTGTAAACAGGCTGGTAGAAACAGAAAAACAAAATGTACTGGAATATGAGTATTTTTATAATGGCGGTGGCGTAGCCGTAGGAGATATCAACAACGATGGCCTGGCAGATCTTTACTTTACCGGCAACATGGTACCCGACCGCCTGTACCTGAACCTGGGCAATCTGCAATTTAAAGATATAACCCAGGACGCTGGCATCAGCTTTGGAACTGGCTGGAAAACTGGCGTTGCCATGGTAGATATAAATAACGATGGCTGGCTCGATATCTATGTCTGCTACTCAGGAAATGGAGATCCCGATGAACGCCACAATAAATTATATATTAACAACAAAAAGCTGAAGTTTACTGATCAAGCCGCCCGTTATAAATTAGACCTACCCACCCACAGCACCCAGGCTTCCTTTTTCGATTATGACAAAGACGGCGACCTGGATTGTTACCTGATGAACCATAATATTAAGGATTTTAAACGTTTTGATGCCGCCGCAGTAAAAGCCATGCGTGACGAATTTGCCGGCGACAGGCTGCTGCGTAACGACGATGGCAAGTTTACGGACGTAAGTGCAAAGGCTGGTATAAAAGGCAATCCGATCGGTTTTGGGTTAG from Rhodocytophaga rosea carries:
- a CDS encoding SusC/RagA family TonB-linked outer membrane protein, translating into MKKCIYNFTIFILFLCCSHLALAQQTITGKVVDNTQQALPGVNVIVKGTTRGTATGVNGDYSISASSGEILVFSYLGFANTEVPVGNQSVVNVTLEAEARQLSEVVVTALGVERETKALGYTITEVAGANLTQARENNLANALAGRVAGVNVSGVASGPAGSSRVVIRGNKSLQGQNQPLYVIDGIPMDNSNFGQAGVWGGSDKGDGMASINPDDIESITVLKGASAAALYGARAANGVINITTKKGTARKGIGVEFNSNYVFERINNQTDLQEEFGSGSYQRSIPNDNTSPFIAVKPTTVRQAYDWGGDSWGPRFDGSPVMGFDGVTRPYSHTGNNWNRFYETGTTWTNTLALTGGGENQTFRFAVSDLRSKAVVPNSGFDRFNVSLATNGKFGKKLTFSAKVLYSHEKADNRPSLSDSPNNAFQSIYRMPGDHNVLDYKGDPNKLGAIPAGTEQALLDVYGKIPGEEYQQINNNWNQNPYWAAYQYSVDDERDRIIPSAQVRYNITDFLYVSGRAGMDWFTRRDQQITPQGTGHTRGGAMNEGEDRVREINLETSLGFNKTFGKFSVNGFVGANRMRRKTERLNLNGNAFNVPFFEAINNSVTRTFDFGYTESGINSIFGSAEIGYGGFVYITATARKDWFSVLNPDINDITYPSIGGSFVFTEAFNTMPAWLSFGKVRASWAQVGAANSVAPYQTQNTYSLLGATHLGVPMGSFSTAGGNNGTIPNRNLIPYTSTEVEFGADLRFLEDRIGLEVTYYSQKTTDDILNATISRASGFGSTLVNVGELTNKGVEILINATPVKGAFSWDVSLNFAKNVNKVVKLIEGNKELIVEEPRTRTVFVKHIVGQPFGVITGIVQQLSPDGQPVFEANGAPIGVPADKMQVLGNGLPDWTGGINNSFTFKNFHLDFLVDFKLGGEIYSGTNVRLTQFGLHKQTLQGREGYEPITVNGVIQTGTDANRNPIYEPFSKTLTPQEARNYWAQTGERRQDLFTYDASFAKLRQLTFGYTFPNSMLNKTPFSNLRLSFVARNLAILWKNTDNIDPESSYSSGNGQGLDYFAMPRTRSFGFNLGVGF
- a CDS encoding SusD/RagB family nutrient-binding outer membrane lipoprotein, whose amino-acid sequence is MRYINKLVLCALVLVIPIAGCDTDDLHKLNINPQAVNQIDLNYLFSAAELGIASNGSAGDNRYIDWRTNIGMASYAIQQLAVAGGGIAPGDKYQENFETAAAPFEFTYNDQLKNIAEILKQTSTGGYAEGKYVNMRNAARIIRAFSFHRITDFYGAIPYTEANKGMEGIFFPKYDKQSAVYADLLKELDEASAALSASNPDEGFKKADFIYGGDIAKWKKWGYSLMLRLAMRVSNVDQAMATQYVTKAAAGGVFTSNEDNVWVKMGVGPSEWINQNGISRAFNPGDGGQPSYLSKTLVDFLKGTDPATAADDDPRLMVLSGGIGIWTATTWTPTNTDPVAQRGLPNGFDQGMLDGLEGKAVDQAATFSRINTLMLQDDDPYIIMNHAEVEFLMAEALERGIGTGISGTAADHYSAGVKSAMQMYTPFDASLTVSDAQVANYLTTYPYGVAKPALEMVYDQLWVSKFFNWWEAWSDWRRTGYPVLTPTNYPGNITGGTIPVRLKYPATEAASNPNFSAGATQPDLYTTKVWWDGGTE
- a CDS encoding outer membrane protein assembly factor BamB family protein; the encoded protein is MFRYRVMLFPACIMVLLGCLQCTGKKSQLVWDKNFFIIGSQSSPRAADLNDDGVLDMVIGAGKNEFQESEQGIIALNGKTGDILWQQTASDQVYGTATFYDISGDGVQDVFIGGRSPHLKALDGKTGKVLWEYKYQFENDSILQYARYNFYNLALVPDQNKDGFPELLTLNGGNAKAEPNSEENRFPGVLMVLDSKTGLVLAADTMPDGKESYMSPMCFAQPGSQEYHIIFGTGGETISGSLYMARLSDLMQRKLSAATILATEKGHGFVAPPVLADISGDGFYDIVAISHGSTAFAINGRNHKLLWQRNIPGTESSNSFAVGYFTNDKVPDFFTFVSKGVWPANTGTLQILLDGKDGHIAYQNNLGCSGFSSPVVYDLNNDGRDEAIISINEYDCNRNLIDKSSFTVENKLLAIDFNKQSVSPIDQTKGFKNIFSTPWLGDIDGDGYLDIVHCQYFSHSDLLSFLGMRMKRIDTPVKMRKEPLWGPIWVPEGMAYFR